The Thermococcus sp. 21S7 genome has a window encoding:
- a CDS encoding type II toxin-antitoxin system VapC family toxin, with amino-acid sequence MRVVIDTSVIFHLFSSFYPDRTEVAEKVIEYSHLGLIELYAPRLGEVEFVAVLSRYFEHDQVERALNYYSEIVAWVPEELLIEELRDVAFQTHHNASDIYFIATARYLDAVLVTNDRKMAELAKSLGLRAFYLVEESPEFFKLLEVSG; translated from the coding sequence ATGAGGGTTGTCATTGACACTTCCGTTATTTTTCATCTGTTCTCCAGTTTCTACCCGGATAGGACAGAGGTTGCTGAGAAAGTCATAGAGTACTCACATCTTGGTCTGATAGAGCTTTACGCTCCTCGTCTAGGGGAGGTTGAGTTCGTTGCGGTTCTTTCGAGGTATTTCGAGCACGACCAAGTTGAGAGAGCGTTAAATTACTACAGTGAAATCGTTGCGTGGGTTCCCGAGGAACTGCTCATCGAAGAGCTTCGAGATGTGGCCTTTCAGACACACCACAATGCCTCAGATATTTACTTCATTGCAACCGCACGTTATCTGGACGCCGTTTTAGTTACGAACGACAGAAAGATGGCCGAACTGGCCAAATCCCTGGGCTTGAGGGCATTCTATTTGGTCGAGGAATCCCCTGAGTTCTTCAAACTCTTGGAGGTGAGTGGATGA
- the guaA gene encoding glutamine-hydrolyzing GMP synthase, which yields MWERFIEEKVEEIRETVGDGKAIIALSGGVDSSVAAVLAHKAIGDKLHAVFVNTGFMRKGEPEFVVRTFRDEFGLNLHYVDASERFFEALAGITDPEEKRKIIGRVFIEVFEEVAGEIDAQFLIQGTIAPDWIESKGKIKSHHNVGGLPERLNLKLIEPLRDLYKDEVRELGKELGLPEKIYNRMPFPGPGLAVRVLGEVTPEKVAIVREANAIVEEEIEKAGLKPWQAFAVLLGVKTVGVQGDIRAYKETIAVRVVESLDGMTANAMNVPFDVLQRIAFRITSEIPEVGRVLYDITNKPPATIEFE from the coding sequence ATGTGGGAGAGGTTCATCGAGGAGAAGGTTGAGGAGATTAGGGAAACGGTCGGCGATGGTAAGGCTATAATAGCACTCTCCGGCGGCGTTGACAGCTCCGTTGCGGCTGTGCTCGCTCACAAGGCCATAGGCGATAAGCTCCACGCGGTTTTCGTCAACACCGGCTTCATGAGGAAGGGTGAGCCTGAATTCGTCGTCAGGACATTCAGGGACGAGTTCGGGCTGAACCTGCACTATGTTGACGCGAGCGAGCGCTTTTTCGAGGCTTTGGCGGGCATAACCGACCCCGAGGAGAAGAGGAAGATAATCGGGAGGGTCTTCATCGAGGTGTTTGAAGAGGTCGCGGGGGAGATCGACGCCCAGTTCCTCATCCAGGGAACGATAGCCCCGGACTGGATCGAGAGCAAGGGGAAAATCAAGAGCCACCACAACGTTGGCGGACTCCCGGAGAGGCTCAACCTCAAGCTGATAGAGCCGCTCCGCGACCTCTACAAGGACGAGGTCAGGGAGCTGGGTAAGGAACTCGGTCTGCCTGAGAAGATATACAACCGCATGCCCTTCCCGGGGCCGGGATTGGCAGTCCGCGTCCTTGGGGAGGTCACGCCGGAGAAGGTTGCCATCGTAAGAGAGGCGAACGCCATAGTCGAGGAGGAGATCGAGAAGGCCGGTCTAAAGCCCTGGCAGGCCTTCGCGGTTCTGCTGGGAGTGAAGACCGTTGGCGTTCAGGGCGACATAAGGGCCTACAAGGAAACGATCGCCGTCCGCGTCGTTGAGAGCCTCGACGGCATGACTGCCAACGCCATGAACGTTCCCTTCGATGTCCTTCAGAGGATAGCGTTCCGCATAACCAGCGAGATACCCGAGGTCGGAAGGGTGCTCTACGACATCACCAACAAGCCCCCGGCGACGATTGAGTTCGAGTGA
- a CDS encoding GMP synthase subunit A: protein MILIMDNGGQYVHRIWRTLRYLGVEAKIIPNTTPLEEIKAMKPNGIIFSGGPDIEKTGNCSVILEHYDEFNVPILGICLGHQLIAKHFGGKVGRGEKAEYSLVEVEILEENDIFLGLPKRLRVWESHMDEVKELPKGFRLLARSETCPVEAMKHESLPIYGVQFHPEVFHTEHGSEVYRNFARLCGELS, encoded by the coding sequence ATGATTTTGATTATGGACAACGGAGGTCAATACGTCCACAGGATTTGGAGGACTCTACGATACCTTGGAGTTGAGGCCAAGATAATCCCCAACACGACGCCGCTTGAGGAGATAAAGGCTATGAAACCAAATGGCATAATCTTCTCAGGCGGCCCGGATATCGAGAAGACCGGCAACTGCTCCGTCATATTGGAGCACTACGACGAGTTCAACGTCCCGATCCTTGGCATCTGCCTCGGCCACCAGCTGATAGCGAAGCACTTCGGCGGAAAGGTCGGAAGGGGCGAAAAGGCCGAATACAGCCTCGTTGAAGTGGAGATACTGGAGGAGAACGACATCTTCCTGGGACTTCCGAAGAGGCTCAGGGTCTGGGAGAGCCACATGGACGAGGTGAAGGAGCTCCCCAAGGGCTTCAGGCTCTTGGCCAGAAGTGAAACCTGTCCGGTCGAGGCCATGAAGCACGAGAGCCTGCCGATATACGGCGTGCAGTTCCACCCCGAGGTGTTCCACACCGAGCACGGTTCGGAGGTATACCGCAACTTCGCGAGGCTCTGCGGGGAGCTCAGCTAG
- the purL gene encoding phosphoribosylformylglycinamidine synthase subunit PurL: protein MFPHEEKLIRERLGREPNELEWAMLEVMWSEHASYKSSRPWLKLLPTENEHVVLGPGEDAGIVKFDDETWVVVGIESHNHPSAVEPYGGAATGVGGIVRDILCMGARPIALLDPIRFGPLGKERNRYLFEYVVKGIADYGNRIGVPTVGGEAEFDESLDNYTLVNVACIGVMKPEHLVHSYVTEPGLKLILVGNRTGRDGIHGVTFASEELGENAEEEDRSAVQIPDPFTEKLLIEATLEAVYTGKVKALKDLGGGGLTCAASEMAGKKGFGAVVHADRVPLREPGMTPTEVMISESQERMLFAVDETDVDFLGAIFEKYGLEWTVVGEVIEEPRFIVYWGGEKVADLPVELLADVPTIEWEMKPYKAEKPAETPEVPFERAFDLVWGSPNMLSKRWVWEQYDHEVQGRTVLKPGRDSAVLKLNDEYGLAFVADGNPNHSHLNPYHGAMGAVAEVVRNLVSVGAEPLALVDNLNFASPERPEVYWSFAETVRGLADAAKAFGLAYVSGNVSFYNEVVDRPIKPTPVVAGLGKVKLEEIPGMGLSDGLLIGIAGITKVELGGSELYRALGVNGGFAPRVNLDEERTNAGGVLTAIREGLVRAVHDVSRGGIAAALVEMAITGKAGFEVDLSRVLSETSNPIEVAFSESHGRYIVAFPEENLDELKTLFKHFAIIGKTCGSDTVFLWNGEELLRRPVSELKAVHESLPKLLGEEE, encoded by the coding sequence ATGTTCCCGCACGAAGAAAAGCTCATCCGTGAAAGGCTCGGCAGGGAGCCGAACGAGCTTGAGTGGGCGATGCTGGAGGTCATGTGGAGTGAGCATGCCTCGTATAAGTCGAGCAGACCCTGGTTGAAGCTCCTTCCAACGGAGAACGAACACGTGGTTCTCGGCCCCGGTGAAGATGCCGGAATAGTGAAGTTCGACGACGAAACGTGGGTAGTCGTTGGAATCGAGAGCCACAACCACCCGAGCGCGGTGGAGCCCTACGGTGGAGCGGCCACAGGCGTTGGTGGAATCGTCAGGGACATACTCTGCATGGGGGCCCGGCCCATAGCACTCCTCGACCCCATACGCTTCGGCCCGCTGGGAAAGGAGAGAAACCGCTACCTCTTCGAGTACGTTGTCAAGGGCATAGCAGACTACGGCAACAGGATAGGCGTCCCGACGGTTGGGGGAGAGGCGGAGTTCGACGAGAGCTTGGACAACTACACGCTCGTGAACGTCGCCTGCATTGGAGTTATGAAGCCCGAGCACCTAGTCCACAGCTACGTGACCGAGCCGGGCCTCAAGCTCATACTCGTCGGCAACAGAACCGGCAGGGACGGCATCCACGGAGTCACCTTCGCGAGCGAAGAGCTTGGCGAGAATGCGGAGGAGGAAGACCGCTCCGCCGTGCAGATTCCCGACCCCTTCACGGAGAAGCTGCTGATTGAGGCCACGCTTGAGGCCGTTTACACCGGAAAAGTGAAGGCCCTGAAGGATTTGGGCGGCGGCGGTTTGACGTGCGCCGCCTCAGAGATGGCCGGAAAGAAGGGCTTCGGTGCGGTTGTTCATGCAGACAGGGTTCCTCTCCGCGAGCCGGGAATGACGCCAACCGAGGTCATGATTTCCGAGAGCCAGGAGAGGATGCTCTTCGCGGTCGACGAAACCGATGTTGACTTCCTCGGGGCAATCTTCGAGAAGTACGGCCTCGAATGGACGGTTGTGGGGGAGGTCATCGAGGAGCCTAGGTTCATCGTCTACTGGGGGGGTGAGAAGGTAGCCGACCTTCCGGTTGAGCTCCTCGCGGATGTTCCCACGATAGAGTGGGAGATGAAGCCGTACAAAGCTGAAAAGCCCGCTGAAACTCCTGAGGTTCCCTTCGAGAGGGCCTTCGACCTCGTCTGGGGCAGTCCGAACATGCTGAGCAAGCGCTGGGTCTGGGAGCAGTACGACCATGAAGTTCAGGGGAGGACTGTTCTCAAGCCTGGAAGAGACTCCGCCGTTCTCAAGCTCAACGATGAGTACGGACTGGCGTTTGTAGCGGACGGAAACCCGAACCACAGCCACCTGAACCCCTATCATGGCGCTATGGGGGCGGTTGCGGAGGTCGTGAGGAATTTGGTCAGCGTCGGGGCTGAACCGTTGGCCTTGGTGGACAACCTTAACTTTGCATCGCCCGAAAGGCCAGAGGTTTACTGGAGCTTCGCCGAGACCGTCAGGGGATTGGCTGATGCGGCCAAAGCCTTTGGCCTTGCCTACGTCAGCGGCAACGTCAGCTTCTACAACGAGGTCGTTGACAGGCCGATAAAGCCCACCCCTGTGGTTGCCGGCCTCGGGAAGGTTAAGCTTGAGGAGATTCCCGGGATGGGACTGAGCGACGGACTTCTCATAGGCATTGCGGGGATAACGAAGGTGGAACTCGGCGGCTCGGAGCTCTACCGGGCTCTTGGGGTCAACGGCGGCTTTGCCCCGCGCGTGAACCTCGACGAGGAGAGGACCAACGCAGGGGGAGTCCTGACGGCGATAAGGGAGGGCCTCGTTAGGGCGGTTCACGACGTTAGCAGGGGCGGAATAGCGGCGGCTCTTGTGGAGATGGCCATCACCGGAAAGGCGGGCTTCGAGGTTGACCTCTCAAGGGTTCTCTCCGAAACATCAAACCCGATCGAGGTCGCCTTCAGCGAGAGCCACGGGCGCTACATAGTTGCCTTCCCCGAGGAGAACCTTGACGAGCTGAAGACTCTCTTCAAACACTTCGCCATCATCGGAAAGACCTGCGGAAGCGACACGGTTTTCCTCTGGAACGGGGAAGAACTTCTTAGAAGGCCGGTTTCCGAGCTGAAGGCAGTTCACGAGTCCCTTCCGAAGCTGCTGGGTGAGGAGGAATGA
- a CDS encoding ABC transporter permease, with the protein MATGQGIRTVKAFVFIQKEAFFSRRFDLLLQFIGLSLNIIFIGIFAKLITINANITQYGTPNYLDYLLIGSIIHNLVFLPRGSISSFVLGRVFPVLYNSPTSLTSIFIGINAWRILWNLGLTFIVTLAYILFFGLKIHFNLGVLVVILSGILLIFALDMFSAGFRIATKATQDPLNWFFNITAQLVSGLYFPPEELPKWLQPLSKIHLKPTSFKWADSPWAAATRYPKSSPA; encoded by the coding sequence ATGGCTACAGGTCAGGGCATTAGAACAGTCAAAGCCTTTGTCTTCATCCAGAAGGAAGCCTTCTTCTCAAGGCGCTTTGACCTGCTTTTGCAATTCATCGGTCTAAGTCTTAATATAATTTTCATCGGCATCTTTGCCAAGCTGATAACGATTAACGCCAACATCACCCAGTACGGCACTCCAAACTACCTTGACTACCTCCTCATAGGCTCAATAATCCACAACCTTGTTTTTCTACCGAGGGGGAGCATCTCATCCTTCGTTCTTGGAAGGGTGTTTCCAGTCCTTTACAACTCCCCCACCTCATTAACTTCCATTTTCATCGGAATCAACGCCTGGCGAATTCTCTGGAACTTGGGATTGACGTTCATCGTAACACTCGCATACATTCTGTTTTTCGGCCTGAAAATTCACTTTAACCTCGGCGTTCTGGTCGTCATTTTAAGTGGCATCTTGCTAATTTTTGCGCTCGACATGTTCTCAGCGGGGTTCAGAATAGCAACCAAGGCTACCCAGGATCCACTGAACTGGTTCTTCAACATCACGGCCCAGCTCGTCAGCGGGCTTTACTTCCCGCCGGAAGAACTTCCCAAATGGCTCCAGCCCCTCTCAAAAATACATCTGAAACCTACATCCTTCAAATGGGCAGACTCACCATGGGCGGCGGCTACTCGCTATCCCAAATCCTCCCCAGCCTGA
- a CDS encoding DUF4932 domain-containing protein, which translates to MPLSLLIILSTYYLTQSWVQTKPIFQLGLSPVSECSGNVCVEVNPYTELTNIVFQLAGWNSGNVTPYSQEVESYFSPYRDHRAVLLAKKALREGLEYDAIPKFAMGLNSTEWSSYLVGRVHGNERLLNELAMAIKDFAQESNFSSFYRNHKEFYMEQIGLFLKENPDSFAIPRFEEMFFREKRTRWVFVLQPLEVYYSYGGWTNDTVYAFLGVCSFSNGTYSYCSASAHEFAHSFVNPAVDRHYGEFMEYKKMFSPVKDVMTSMGYSSWKTYLYETFVRAFEAYYKLKTEGNESAERFIKSQEALGFYLVGRVYRAYLTDYLPNREKYPTFKSFMPELARLIGDWYGEGFWKNISPEPTIRIAFMAFKADGVKVYAAQNLSESTYVKSYVEMLENAGFKVTLTDKLENGNLIVIAPLNSSVTRKLNRYVEIRGNSVVLNGVKYSKGVFLVEALRNPEGGFAMLIAGTPDVFEKKPSVGGDESLLNYHYFVYITSLKRAVAFG; encoded by the coding sequence ATGCCATTGTCCTTGCTCATAATTCTTTCCACTTACTATCTTACTCAGTCGTGGGTTCAAACAAAGCCAATCTTCCAACTCGGCCTCTCCCCGGTTTCCGAGTGCTCAGGCAACGTCTGTGTCGAGGTAAACCCCTACACCGAGCTGACGAACATTGTCTTCCAACTCGCAGGCTGGAACTCCGGCAACGTTACCCCCTACTCTCAGGAAGTTGAATCCTACTTCTCCCCATACAGGGATCACAGGGCGGTGCTCCTCGCCAAAAAAGCCCTGAGAGAGGGTTTGGAGTACGACGCCATTCCCAAGTTTGCTATGGGGCTGAACTCCACGGAGTGGAGTTCGTACCTCGTGGGAAGGGTTCACGGGAATGAAAGGCTCCTCAATGAACTTGCCATGGCAATAAAAGATTTCGCCCAAGAATCGAACTTTTCATCCTTCTATAGGAACCACAAAGAGTTTTACATGGAGCAGATAGGGTTGTTCCTTAAGGAAAACCCGGATTCCTTCGCAATTCCACGGTTTGAGGAGATGTTCTTCAGAGAGAAGAGAACCCGCTGGGTTTTTGTCCTCCAGCCTCTGGAAGTGTACTACAGCTACGGCGGCTGGACGAACGATACCGTTTACGCCTTTCTCGGCGTCTGCTCGTTCTCCAACGGAACTTATTCCTACTGCAGTGCTTCCGCCCACGAGTTTGCCCACAGCTTCGTCAATCCCGCGGTCGACAGGCATTATGGAGAGTTCATGGAATACAAGAAAATGTTCTCGCCCGTGAAGGACGTCATGACCTCTATGGGATACTCTAGCTGGAAGACTTACCTCTACGAGACCTTTGTCCGGGCGTTCGAGGCCTACTACAAACTCAAAACAGAGGGCAATGAGAGCGCTGAGAGGTTCATAAAAAGTCAGGAAGCTCTCGGATTCTACCTTGTTGGAAGGGTTTACAGGGCTTATCTGACGGACTACCTTCCCAACAGGGAGAAATATCCAACCTTCAAGAGCTTTATGCCAGAACTTGCGAGGCTCATAGGGGATTGGTACGGGGAAGGCTTCTGGAAAAACATATCTCCCGAACCAACTATCAGGATAGCCTTTATGGCATTCAAGGCAGATGGTGTTAAGGTATACGCTGCCCAAAACCTCTCGGAGAGCACGTACGTCAAAAGCTATGTTGAGATGCTTGAAAATGCGGGCTTTAAGGTGACGTTAACGGACAAGCTCGAAAATGGTAATCTCATTGTCATTGCACCGCTGAACTCCTCCGTTACCCGCAAGCTCAACAGATACGTGGAGATACGGGGTAATTCTGTCGTTCTCAACGGGGTTAAATATTCCAAGGGAGTTTTCCTCGTCGAAGCCCTAAGGAATCCCGAGGGAGGATTTGCTATGCTAATAGCAGGAACACCGGACGTGTTCGAGAAAAAACCCTCTGTGGGTGGGGATGAAAGCTTGCTAAACTACCACTACTTTGTCTACATAACGAGCCTTAAAAGAGCCGTCGCTTTCGGATGA
- a CDS encoding ABC transporter ATP-binding protein, with protein sequence MIEAVNLTKYYPPPIKSLFDLKSLKDFLKTPREEIPALIDISFKVKGGEIYGLLGPNGAGKTTLCKIANGLVIPTRGHLYINGYDSIQDHDKIRGRIFTIFGGSRDLFGLFQWRVSVEKNLRFIAELWGIPRGEAERRINHALELLNLEEKRHEWYQKLSAGMRQKVYLALPLIIQPEVLILDEPTVYLDVFTRREVWNAIMELSREVGTTVLLTTHNLREAEILCDRILLFNKSKIAEGTPKELIEKVQALKAERKIIAKIKGKINPKDFEGIAQKIEIQGNGESMYIQLYFKNEDLKGILSRLSQYNVVDIQNSQVTLEEVFTHLCKK encoded by the coding sequence GTGATAGAGGCGGTTAATCTGACCAAGTACTACCCTCCCCCAATAAAGTCACTGTTCGATTTGAAAAGCCTTAAGGACTTTCTCAAAACCCCCCGCGAAGAAATCCCTGCCCTGATTGATATCAGCTTTAAAGTTAAAGGAGGCGAGATATACGGCCTCTTAGGCCCAAACGGCGCTGGAAAAACCACGCTCTGCAAAATCGCCAATGGCCTCGTGATTCCAACGAGGGGCCACCTCTACATCAACGGATACGATTCAATCCAAGATCACGATAAAATTAGGGGCAGAATCTTCACAATCTTTGGAGGAAGCAGGGATTTGTTCGGCCTCTTCCAGTGGAGGGTCAGCGTGGAGAAAAACCTAAGATTCATAGCCGAACTGTGGGGAATTCCCAGGGGAGAAGCCGAAAGAAGAATCAATCACGCGCTGGAATTGCTCAATCTAGAAGAAAAAAGACACGAGTGGTATCAAAAGCTCTCCGCTGGGATGAGGCAGAAAGTTTACCTAGCTCTACCCTTGATAATTCAGCCAGAGGTTCTTATCCTTGATGAACCAACTGTATACCTTGACGTTTTTACCCGAAGAGAAGTCTGGAACGCTATCATGGAACTTTCAAGAGAAGTGGGAACGACTGTACTCTTGACAACTCACAACCTCAGAGAGGCTGAAATCCTATGCGATAGAATTCTGCTATTCAACAAGAGTAAAATCGCTGAGGGAACTCCAAAAGAGCTCATTGAGAAAGTCCAGGCCCTCAAGGCAGAGAGGAAAATTATTGCCAAAATTAAAGGAAAAATCAACCCCAAGGACTTTGAGGGAATAGCTCAAAAAATTGAAATTCAAGGAAATGGAGAGTCCATGTACATTCAGCTCTATTTCAAAAATGAAGATCTTAAAGGGATACTCAGCCGTCTATCCCAGTACAATGTCGTGGACATTCAGAATTCCCAAGTGACCCTTGAAGAAGTCTTTACACATCTCTGCAAAAAATAG
- a CDS encoding TonB-dependent receptor: MGHTIYYRISIDGWEEFRDFLEKVCEGLGFRVVGGEDSVIILPECRGVEPLEIKKNGEGFVKTNLVEPCHSIYLLLLHSVSSFGSVELWED; encoded by the coding sequence TTGGGGCACACGATATACTACCGCATCAGCATTGATGGCTGGGAGGAATTCAGGGATTTCCTGGAAAAGGTCTGCGAAGGGCTCGGCTTCCGTGTTGTGGGGGGTGAAGACTCCGTCATAATCCTCCCCGAATGTCGCGGTGTCGAGCCCCTGGAGATAAAGAAAAACGGTGAGGGATTCGTCAAGACGAACCTCGTCGAGCCCTGCCACTCGATATATCTTCTCCTGCTTCATTCGGTTTCTTCCTTCGGTTCAGTCGAGCTCTGGGAGGACTGA
- a CDS encoding MarR family transcriptional regulator, with protein MRVRILKEECENGKLVLLLKVEIEINSLHKHELGELERQILEFILDNNEVTQKELSKLFGRANTCRAIRNLEDIGLVRRERKGRTYVIRVV; from the coding sequence ATGAGGGTGCGCATCCTCAAGGAAGAGTGTGAAAACGGAAAACTCGTGCTGCTTCTCAAAGTAGAGATTGAGATAAACAGCCTGCACAAGCATGAGCTGGGCGAGTTGGAAAGACAAATATTGGAATTCATTCTTGACAACAATGAGGTGACCCAAAAAGAGTTAAGTAAGCTGTTCGGTAGAGCCAACACTTGCAGGGCTATCAGGAATCTTGAAGACATAGGACTGGTTCGACGTGAGAGGAAAGGGAGAACGTACGTAATCAGGGTGGTCTGA
- a CDS encoding DUF2101 family protein, whose protein sequence is MNLDDLLYNIGLIAEKAGDGIRRAVKNAFFPVPSEEPPSVWLSKRITERKDLTPHELISLHLQLCFMAYLAVNFVIVFVAGTPLYLLAVSIPYFLYLRYFLVSYGNFLIEEKPYRVFYVGISAISFLAFLGYSILKQFAPEIYYYYVYVAIIAIAVLVFRWHFKNSYGREYTYGTIEEVKGDLVRVFIHDDIAANIKPGFYWLPAVEEAEPGRVVKILVEDRTFRSARPARILEVYLGQSSQSSTEPKEETE, encoded by the coding sequence ATGAACCTCGATGATCTGCTATACAATATTGGCCTAATCGCAGAAAAAGCAGGGGATGGTATAAGGCGAGCAGTAAAAAATGCATTTTTCCCAGTTCCCTCGGAAGAGCCACCCTCCGTGTGGTTATCCAAGAGAATAACCGAGAGAAAAGACCTCACACCCCATGAACTCATCAGTCTCCACCTCCAGCTCTGCTTTATGGCCTACCTCGCGGTTAACTTCGTTATTGTCTTCGTAGCCGGCACTCCATTATACCTGCTGGCGGTTTCGATTCCATACTTCCTCTACCTCCGCTACTTCCTCGTTAGTTACGGAAACTTTCTCATCGAAGAGAAGCCGTACAGGGTTTTCTACGTGGGAATTTCCGCCATCTCTTTCCTCGCATTCCTCGGTTATTCAATCCTAAAGCAGTTCGCCCCAGAAATCTACTATTACTACGTCTACGTCGCGATTATAGCCATTGCAGTCCTCGTTTTCCGCTGGCATTTCAAAAACTCCTACGGCCGCGAGTACACCTACGGAACGATCGAGGAAGTCAAGGGCGACCTGGTCAGAGTCTTCATCCACGACGACATAGCGGCCAACATCAAGCCTGGCTTCTACTGGCTCCCGGCGGTAGAGGAGGCAGAGCCCGGAAGGGTTGTGAAGATTCTCGTGGAGGACAGAACCTTCAGAAGTGCCCGACCCGCAAGGATACTGGAGGTCTACCTCGGTCAGTCCTCCCAGAGCTCGACTGAACCGAAGGAAGAAACCGAATGA
- a CDS encoding antitoxin family protein, whose amino-acid sequence MGEIIEVVYENGVLRPIKPLKLREGQRLRVRIYSDDFLKLAREMRKEVTPEKFKEDPTDYLLRLREEET is encoded by the coding sequence ATGGGGGAAATTATCGAGGTCGTCTACGAGAACGGCGTGCTGAGGCCCATTAAACCCCTGAAGCTGAGGGAGGGGCAGAGGCTCAGGGTGAGGATTTACAGCGATGACTTCCTCAAACTGGCAAGGGAGATGAGGAAGGAAGTGACACCTGAGAAGTTCAAGGAGGATCCCACAGACTACCTCCTTCGCCTAAGGGAGGAGGAGACATGA
- a CDS encoding formate--phosphoribosylaminoimidazolecarboxamide ligase, which translates to MRVATYASHSALQILKGAKEEGFETVAFGRSRVRPLYTKYFPVADHFIEGAYPEEKLLELGAVVVPTGSFVAHLGIELIEKMRVPYYGNKAVLRWESDRSLERRWLEKAKLRLPRVYDDPDDVDGPVIVKPHGAKGGKGYFLAKNPEDFWRKAERLGVRDKEELSGIQIQEYVLGVPVYPHYFYSKLNRELELMSIDRRYESNVDAIGRIPAKEQLDLGLSTNYTVIGNIPLVLRESLLMDVIDAGERVVEAAEKLMGGLWGPFCLEGVFTEELEFVVFEISARIVAGTNPFVHGSPYSWLRYDYPVSTGRRIAMELRQAEDEERLDEILT; encoded by the coding sequence ATGAGGGTAGCGACCTATGCCTCCCACTCGGCCCTTCAAATTTTGAAGGGGGCAAAGGAGGAGGGCTTTGAGACGGTTGCCTTTGGAAGAAGTCGTGTTAGGCCGCTCTACACGAAGTACTTCCCGGTCGCTGACCATTTCATCGAAGGGGCTTACCCTGAGGAGAAGCTCCTCGAACTGGGCGCCGTGGTGGTTCCAACCGGCTCTTTCGTCGCTCACCTTGGAATCGAGCTTATTGAGAAGATGCGCGTTCCATACTACGGCAACAAGGCGGTGCTGAGGTGGGAGAGCGACCGCTCCCTCGAAAGGCGGTGGCTTGAGAAGGCTAAACTCCGCCTTCCGAGGGTTTACGACGACCCGGACGATGTAGACGGGCCGGTCATAGTCAAGCCCCACGGTGCCAAGGGTGGGAAGGGCTACTTTTTAGCTAAGAACCCCGAGGACTTCTGGAGAAAGGCGGAAAGGCTCGGCGTTAGGGACAAGGAAGAGCTAAGCGGAATCCAGATTCAGGAGTACGTCCTCGGCGTTCCGGTTTACCCCCACTACTTCTACTCCAAGCTCAACCGCGAGCTGGAGCTGATGAGCATAGACAGGCGTTACGAGTCCAACGTCGATGCGATAGGCAGGATTCCTGCCAAAGAACAGCTTGACCTCGGGCTCAGCACCAACTACACGGTGATAGGCAACATCCCGCTCGTCCTGAGGGAGAGCCTGCTGATGGACGTTATCGATGCAGGAGAACGGGTTGTAGAGGCCGCGGAGAAGCTCATGGGTGGCCTCTGGGGTCCTTTCTGCCTTGAGGGGGTCTTCACCGAGGAGCTTGAGTTCGTCGTCTTCGAAATCTCCGCGAGGATAGTCGCCGGGACGAACCCCTTCGTCCATGGCTCCCCCTACAGCTGGCTTCGCTACGACTACCCGGTCAGCACCGGAAGGAGGATAGCGATGGAGCTGAGGCAGGCCGAGGACGAGGAAAGGCTCGATGAAATTTTGACGTGA
- the purQ gene encoding phosphoribosylformylglycinamidine synthase I, which translates to MVRFAVVVFPGTNCDFETERAIRKAGAEAERVWYRTSLKDFDGVVLPGGFSYADYLRAGAIAARQEIMEEVKEFAREGRPVLGICNGFQVLTEAGLLPGALRPNRIPRFLCRWVHLRVNDVETPFTSLYEQGEVIRMPIAHAEGNYYVDDPSKARVVFQYSNGNGNVSEEANPNGSVLNIAAIANERGNVLGTMPHPERASDRFLGSEDGLRLFRSMVEWARR; encoded by the coding sequence ATGGTCCGCTTCGCTGTGGTCGTGTTCCCCGGAACCAACTGCGACTTCGAGACGGAGAGGGCCATAAGGAAGGCTGGAGCCGAGGCCGAGCGCGTCTGGTACAGAACGAGCCTCAAGGACTTCGACGGCGTCGTTCTGCCGGGGGGCTTCAGCTACGCCGACTACCTGCGCGCTGGAGCGATAGCCGCTCGTCAGGAGATAATGGAGGAGGTCAAGGAGTTCGCCCGCGAGGGGAGGCCCGTCCTCGGGATATGTAACGGCTTCCAGGTTCTCACCGAGGCGGGTCTCCTTCCGGGAGCACTGAGGCCGAACAGAATCCCACGTTTCCTCTGCAGGTGGGTTCATCTTCGCGTTAACGATGTCGAGACGCCGTTCACTTCCCTCTACGAGCAGGGAGAGGTCATAAGGATGCCGATAGCCCACGCGGAGGGGAACTACTACGTTGACGACCCCTCGAAGGCCAGGGTAGTTTTCCAGTACAGCAACGGAAACGGGAACGTGAGTGAGGAAGCAAACCCCAACGGCTCGGTTCTGAACATAGCTGCAATAGCCAACGAGAGGGGCAACGTCCTCGGAACAATGCCTCACCCTGAGCGCGCGAGCGACCGCTTTTTGGGCAGTGAAGACGGCCTGAGGCTGTTCAGGAGCATGGTTGAGTGGGCGAGGAGGTAG